In the Oscillospiraceae bacterium genome, one interval contains:
- the xseB gene encoding exodeoxyribonuclease VII small subunit produces MEEKKLTFEEGMKRLEEIVVGLEKGSVSLEEAMELFTEGTKLSKDLQIILDRAESKIKMITEQNGQVTAVDFETKETAE; encoded by the coding sequence ATGGAAGAAAAGAAACTCACCTTTGAAGAAGGTATGAAACGGTTGGAAGAAATTGTGGTAGGTTTGGAAAAAGGTTCTGTCAGCTTAGAAGAAGCGATGGAGCTTTTCACCGAAGGAACCAAGCTTTCTAAAGACCTTCAAATAATTTTAGACCGCGCAGAATCCAAAATCAAAATGATTACCGAACAAAACGGGCAGGTTACTGCAGTTGATTTTGAAACCAAAGAAACGGCGGAATAA
- a CDS encoding polyprenyl synthetase family protein, whose product MKTKIQQKAMMVDEFLIGELKDASYQENLREIMEYAVTNGGKRLRPVLLLSAYELFYEDVTKALPYGAALEMIHSYSLVHDDLPSMDNDDLRRGKPTCHKQFSEFGAILAGDALLNLSFETMLRYACNFSPETALRAMAYIAKASGAKGMCAGQMSDMEQSVTDFEKLTEMYRGKTGALLKAAVVTGAILGEADEKIIALLEQYADLVGLIFQIKDDMLDVESDEATLGKPVFSDQKNQKITFVSEYGLNRCRELMAEYEETALSLLSQVEAILKKEGACEFLKDLTSYMAKRIN is encoded by the coding sequence ATGAAAACAAAGATTCAACAAAAAGCCATGATGGTGGATGAATTTCTGATTGGGGAACTGAAAGATGCTTCCTATCAGGAAAATCTTCGTGAGATTATGGAATATGCGGTGACAAATGGCGGAAAACGTCTTCGTCCCGTGCTTTTGCTTTCCGCATATGAGTTGTTCTATGAAGATGTGACCAAAGCATTGCCTTACGGGGCAGCTCTGGAAATGATTCATTCCTACTCGTTGGTACACGACGATTTACCTTCTATGGATAATGATGATTTAAGACGTGGTAAGCCTACCTGCCATAAACAGTTTTCCGAATTTGGGGCAATTTTGGCAGGAGATGCTCTCTTGAATTTAAGTTTCGAAACCATGCTTCGTTATGCCTGCAATTTTTCACCTGAAACGGCGCTTCGTGCTATGGCATATATTGCCAAAGCATCCGGTGCAAAAGGAATGTGCGCAGGGCAGATGTCGGATATGGAGCAGTCGGTTACCGATTTTGAAAAACTTACAGAAATGTACCGGGGTAAAACCGGTGCTTTGTTGAAAGCTGCTGTTGTAACAGGAGCAATCTTAGGGGAAGCGGATGAAAAAATCATCGCGCTTTTGGAACAATATGCTGATCTTGTGGGTCTTATTTTCCAGATTAAAGATGATATGTTGGATGTGGAATCCGATGAAGCGACCTTGGGGAAACCTGTTTTCAGCGACCAAAAAAATCAAAAAATCACCTTTGTATCCGAATATGGCTTGAATCGATGCCGCGAACTGATGGCAGAATATGAAGAAACAGCTTTGTCTTTATTGTCTCAGGTAGAAGCCATTTTGAAAAAAGAAGGAGCTTGTGAGTTCTTAAAAGACCTTACCTCCTATATGGCAAAGCGTATCAATTAA
- a CDS encoding DUF21 domain-containing protein, giving the protein MESNKKEDIPKRKKKPMNWAIKATLITLVISFFLGIFADVLSKNLNFVPALLVLIFIILVGVFSDMAGIAIATADEKTLNAMAARKIRGAKEALLLLRNAEKATSIFNDVIGDIAGIISGATGATIGVYLIGMLKDVIASGNAQLGELLTLSMLSALIASMTVGGKAAGKKYAIKNAEKIVYFVGKTVNFFKRITNVRTWFRKER; this is encoded by the coding sequence ATGGAATCAAACAAAAAAGAAGATATTCCCAAACGAAAGAAAAAGCCAATGAATTGGGCAATTAAAGCTACCTTAATCACATTGGTGATTTCCTTTTTCTTAGGAATTTTTGCAGATGTGTTATCCAAAAATTTAAATTTTGTTCCTGCATTATTGGTCCTGATTTTTATTATCTTAGTCGGTGTTTTCTCTGATATGGCGGGAATTGCCATTGCCACTGCAGATGAAAAAACCTTAAATGCTATGGCAGCCAGAAAAATCCGAGGAGCCAAAGAAGCCTTGCTCTTACTGAGAAATGCAGAGAAGGCAACCAGCATTTTTAATGATGTTATCGGTGATATTGCAGGGATCATCAGTGGTGCTACCGGTGCTACCATCGGTGTGTATCTGATTGGAATGTTAAAAGATGTGATTGCTTCCGGTAATGCACAACTGGGAGAATTATTAACACTCAGTATGCTCTCTGCCCTGATTGCATCTATGACGGTTGGCGGAAAAGCTGCCGGGAAAAAATATGCCATCAAGAATGCAGAAAAGATCGTATACTTTGTTGGAAAAACGGTGAATTTTTTCAAACGGATTACCAATGTAAGAACCTGGTTCCGAAAGGAACGTTAA